From a single Meles meles chromosome Y, mMelMel3.1 paternal haplotype, whole genome shotgun sequence genomic region:
- the LOC123935921 gene encoding serine/arginine repetitive matrix protein 1-like yields MASRQRYHALSDTDRLAQTSARPREFQNQRPFSERQPGGDPRNSKSPSAQVASLALQVRSGTSRRWWLGPAHLDSRQSQRQGGPASSPSSLSAPGCLPARLRRAPQTATVRLGLDRRPQLSRPPRRQGEPRPPMPLDAPAGILAPKERPPGGRNPPPRRCPPRGRRLPPPRTRRHLPDSVGRRRLRTHRVEDTRRIGRFWAAPPAGEPPPWARGRPETGPEARSIVARLPGRWPRHPVAGKALLLGSSASLAGHVGLAQTSPRWVQLRELTCALEAVLVHHEPVSEPDPRARRYVFHQGSRTTAGFWPFSCCFLGNRGTVTLQDGAL; encoded by the exons ATACCATGCCTTAAGTGACACCGACCGTTTGGCCCAGACCAGTGCACGCCCCCGGGAATTCCAGAACCAACGTCCCTTCAGTGAACGGCAGCCTGGTGGGGACCCGAGAAACAGCAAGTCTCCATCGGCCCAGGTGGCAAGCCTCGCGCTCCAGGTGCGGTCAGGAACCAGCAGGCGGTGGTGGCTGGGCCCCGCCCACCTTGACTCCCGGCAGTCTCAGCGGCAGGGCGGGCCCGCCTCATCTCCCAGCAGCCTCAGCGCCCCCGGTTGCCTCCCTGCTCGCTTACGGCGTGCGCCTCAGACGGCGACGGTGCGCTTGGGGCTTGACCGTCGACCTCAGCTCTCACGGCCGCCCCGCCGCCAGGGGGAACCGCGTCCCCCGATGCCCCTGGACGCCCCTGCAGGGATACTGGCGCCGAAGGAGAGGCCTCCGGGTGGCCGCAACCCTCCACCGCGGCGCTGTCCCCCGAGGGGCCGACGGCTGCCGCCTCCCAGGACGCGCCGCCACCTTCCAGACAGCGTCGGACGCAGGAGGCTGCGGACGCACCGCGTGGAAGACACGCGCAGAATCGGGCGCTTCTGGGCCGCACCGCCCGCCGGCGAGCCGCCACCCTGGGCGCGAGGACG CCCCGAGACCGGCCCTGAAGCCCGTTCCATTGTCGCGCGGCTGCCGGGAAGGTGGCCCCGGCACCCGGTGGCCGGGAAGGCGCTGCTGCTGGGCTCCAGCGCGTCTCTGGCCGGCCACGTCGGGCTGGCGCAGACCTC CCCTCGTTGGGTGCAGCTTCGGGAGCTCACATGCGCGCTGGAGGCCGTCCTGGTTCACCACGAGCCGGTTTCTGAGCCCGACCCTCGGGCGCGACGCTACGTTTTCCATCAAGGTTCCCGCACGACCGCGGGCTTCTGGcccttctcttgctgtttcctgGGAAACCGTGGGACGGTCACCCTCCAAGACGGCGCCCTGTAA